A genomic window from Streptomyces sp. MST-110588 includes:
- a CDS encoding YihY/virulence factor BrkB family protein, with the protein MAGNQKSDHPTALGTGSWWAVLRRTAKEFVDDELHDRAAALTYYGVLSLFPALLVLVSLLGVIGRSAAQGILDNLQQLTPGAAQDILRGAVHQLQRSGGTGSVLAVVGLLAALWSASGYIAAFIRAANAVYDLPEGRPAWKTLPLRLTVTVVLMMLISVSAVIVVFTGPLARQAGRSLGIGDAGITVWSIAKWPVLVLLVVMMVTLLYRTTPNVRVPGLRWLTPGSFLAVLLWLAASAGFAVYVANFGSYNKTYGTLAGVIIFLVWLWLSNLAILLGLEFDAELVRQRAIADGHPPEEEPYVEPRDTRTWPRGLRRRVRRQRHGRERAATDR; encoded by the coding sequence ATGGCAGGCAATCAGAAATCCGACCACCCCACCGCGCTCGGCACCGGCTCGTGGTGGGCCGTGCTGCGGCGTACGGCCAAGGAGTTCGTGGACGACGAACTGCACGACCGGGCCGCGGCCCTGACGTACTACGGAGTGCTCTCCCTCTTCCCCGCGCTGCTGGTCCTGGTCTCGCTGCTCGGCGTGATCGGCAGGTCCGCCGCCCAGGGGATCCTGGACAACCTGCAACAGCTCACGCCGGGCGCCGCCCAGGACATCTTGCGCGGTGCGGTGCACCAGCTCCAGCGCAGCGGCGGTACGGGAAGCGTGCTGGCCGTCGTGGGTCTGCTGGCCGCGCTGTGGTCGGCGTCCGGTTACATCGCCGCGTTCATCCGTGCCGCCAACGCCGTCTACGACCTTCCGGAGGGCCGCCCGGCGTGGAAGACGCTGCCGCTGCGGCTGACGGTCACGGTGGTGCTGATGATGCTGATCTCCGTCAGCGCGGTGATCGTGGTCTTCACCGGGCCGCTGGCCCGGCAGGCGGGCCGGAGCCTGGGCATCGGGGACGCGGGCATCACCGTCTGGTCGATCGCCAAATGGCCCGTACTGGTCCTGCTCGTGGTGATGATGGTGACCCTCCTCTACCGCACCACGCCCAACGTGCGTGTCCCGGGCCTGCGCTGGCTGACGCCCGGCAGCTTCCTGGCCGTCCTGTTGTGGCTCGCCGCCTCGGCCGGCTTCGCGGTGTACGTGGCCAACTTCGGCTCGTACAACAAGACCTACGGCACGCTGGCCGGCGTCATCATCTTCCTGGTCTGGCTGTGGCTGTCCAACCTGGCGATCCTGCTCGGCCTGGAGTTCGACGCCGAACTGGTCCGCCAGCGGGCGATCGCCGACGGTCATCCGCCGGAGGAGGAGCCGTACGTGGAACCCCGGGACACCCGCACCTGGCCTCGTGGACTGCGGCGGCGCGTCCGGCGGCAGCGGCACGGCCGGGAGCGGGCGGCCACGGACCGCTGA
- a CDS encoding DUF3618 domain-containing protein has translation MTSESRTDEKKTSAAAREPAAAQEPTPTPTPEPESAKREEAAPSPEELRERIERTRRELGDTVAELAARADVKSRARQEAVRLRDRTYGRARAVTTRALGASRRHPARTAGAAGGVLLVGAGVLVLRSRDSGHGTASGRTASRAIRAGGRTVRADRALRAVRALRTVRALRAARVGRLARVGRGRRTARGLGRCR, from the coding sequence GTGACCAGCGAATCCAGGACGGACGAGAAGAAGACATCGGCAGCGGCGCGGGAGCCGGCAGCGGCGCAGGAACCGACGCCGACGCCGACGCCGGAGCCGGAGTCGGCGAAGCGCGAGGAGGCCGCCCCCAGCCCCGAGGAGCTGCGCGAGCGGATCGAGCGGACCCGGCGCGAACTCGGCGACACCGTCGCGGAACTGGCGGCCAGGGCCGATGTCAAGAGCCGCGCCCGCCAAGAAGCGGTCCGGCTCAGGGACCGTACGTACGGGCGGGCACGGGCCGTGACCACGCGGGCCCTCGGGGCGTCCCGGCGCCACCCGGCACGCACCGCCGGCGCCGCGGGCGGCGTCCTGCTGGTCGGGGCCGGCGTCCTGGTACTGCGCAGCCGCGACAGCGGTCATGGCACTGCCAGTGGCCGGACGGCATCCCGGGCGATACGCGCCGGCGGCCGTACGGTCCGTGCCGACCGCGCACTGCGCGCCGTCCGGGCGCTGCGTACCGTACGCGCACTCCGCGCGGCCCGCGTCGGCCGCCTGGCGCGCGTCGGCCGTGGCCGGCGGACCGCTCGCGGCCTGGGGCGGTGCCGATGA
- a CDS encoding ATP-dependent 6-phosphofructokinase codes for MRIGVLTAGGDCPGLNAVIRSVVHRALTEHGDEVIGFEDGFKGLLDGRYRKLDLDAVSGILARGGTILGSARLERARLREACENGKDLAREYGVDVLIPIGGEGTLTASRMLSDAGLPIVGVPKTIDNDISSTDRTFGFDTAVGVATEAIDRLKTTAESHQRVMVVEVMGRHAGWIALESGMAGGAHGICLPERPFDVNDLVTMVEERFARGKKFAVVCVAEGAHPAEGSMDYGKGEIDQYGHERFQGIGTALARELEHRLGKEARPVILGHVQRGGTPTAYDRVLATRFGWHAVEAAHRGDFGKMTALRGTDIKMVPLAEAVTELKTVPASRMDEAESVF; via the coding sequence ATGCGTATCGGAGTCCTCACCGCGGGCGGCGACTGCCCCGGCCTGAACGCCGTGATCCGTTCGGTGGTGCACCGGGCGCTGACGGAACACGGCGATGAGGTCATCGGTTTCGAGGACGGGTTCAAGGGCCTCCTGGACGGGCGCTACCGCAAGCTCGACCTCGACGCGGTCAGCGGCATCCTGGCCCGCGGCGGTACGATCCTGGGCTCCGCCCGCCTGGAGCGCGCCCGGCTGCGCGAGGCGTGCGAGAACGGCAAGGACCTCGCCCGTGAGTACGGCGTCGACGTGCTCATCCCCATCGGCGGCGAAGGCACGCTCACCGCGTCCCGGATGCTCTCGGACGCCGGCCTGCCGATCGTCGGCGTCCCCAAGACCATCGACAACGACATCTCCTCCACCGACCGCACCTTCGGCTTCGACACCGCCGTCGGCGTGGCCACCGAGGCCATCGACCGCCTGAAGACCACCGCCGAGTCCCACCAGCGCGTCATGGTCGTGGAGGTCATGGGCCGGCACGCCGGCTGGATCGCGCTGGAGTCCGGCATGGCCGGCGGCGCCCACGGCATCTGTCTGCCCGAGCGCCCCTTCGACGTCAACGACCTGGTCACGATGGTCGAGGAGCGCTTCGCCCGGGGCAAGAAGTTCGCGGTCGTCTGCGTCGCCGAGGGCGCCCACCCGGCCGAGGGCTCCATGGACTACGGCAAGGGCGAGATCGACCAGTACGGCCACGAGCGCTTCCAGGGCATCGGCACCGCGCTCGCCCGCGAACTGGAGCACCGCCTCGGCAAGGAGGCCCGCCCGGTCATCCTCGGCCACGTCCAGCGCGGCGGCACCCCCACCGCGTACGACCGGGTGCTGGCCACCCGCTTCGGCTGGCACGCGGTGGAGGCGGCGCACCGCGGGGACTTCGGCAAGATGACCGCGCTGCGCGGCACGGACATCAAGATGGTGCCGCTGGCCGAGGCGGTCACGGAGCTGAAGACCGTGCCGGCGTCCCGCATGGACGAGGCCGAGTCCGTCTTCTGA
- the pta gene encoding phosphate acetyltransferase: MTRSVYVTGIDRGDGRQVVELGVMELLTRHVDKVGVFRPLVHDGPDRLFELLRARYRLSQPADTVYGMAYQEASALQAEQGTDELVSRLVDRFLKVARDYEYVLVLGTDYAATNLPDELTLNARLANEFGASVLPVVGGQDQSAESVAAEARNAYRAYESLGCDVVAMIVNRVAPEDRARIAERLSAGLPVPCYALPEDGSLSAPTVGQIVQTLGAEVLLGDDSGLARDARDFVFGGAMLPTFLKALTPGCLVVTPGDRADLVVGALAAHSAGAPPIAGVLLTLDERPGPDIMALAGRLAPGTPVVSVPGGSFPTAEQLFAIEGKLNAASPRKAETALGLFERHVDTAALTNRISVARSGRVTPMMFEHELIERSRSGRRRVVLPEGTEERVLRAADVLLRRDVCDLTLLGEEEAIRKRAADLAIDLADAQILDPQTSPLRERFAELYAKLRAHKGVGYELAYDVVADVSYFGTLMVQEGLADGMVSGAVHSTAATIRPAFEIIKTRPGAQIVSSVFFMCLADRVLVYGDCAVNPDPNAEQLADIAIQSATTAAQFGVEPRIAMLSYSTGTSGSGADVDKVRKATELVRERRPDLLVEGPIQYDAAVDAAVAKTKLPGSEVAGKATVLVFPDLNTGNNTYKAVQRSAGAVAVGPVLQGLRKPVNDLSRGALVQDIVNTVAITAIQAQGERPDATGPAAAGAGPETAGR; this comes from the coding sequence GTGACGCGCAGCGTGTACGTGACCGGGATCGACCGAGGCGACGGCCGCCAGGTCGTCGAGCTGGGAGTCATGGAGCTCCTGACTCGCCATGTCGACAAGGTGGGCGTCTTCCGCCCGCTGGTACACGACGGACCCGACCGCCTGTTCGAGCTGCTGCGGGCGCGCTACCGGCTCAGCCAGCCCGCGGACACCGTATACGGAATGGCGTACCAGGAGGCAAGCGCCCTCCAGGCCGAGCAGGGCACCGACGAGCTGGTCTCCCGGCTCGTCGACCGCTTCCTGAAGGTCGCCCGGGACTACGAGTACGTCCTGGTGCTCGGCACGGACTACGCCGCCACCAACCTGCCGGACGAACTGACCCTCAACGCCCGCCTGGCCAACGAGTTCGGCGCCTCCGTGCTGCCGGTGGTCGGCGGCCAGGACCAGTCCGCGGAGTCCGTGGCGGCCGAGGCACGCAACGCCTACCGTGCCTACGAGTCCCTGGGCTGCGACGTGGTGGCGATGATCGTCAACCGGGTCGCTCCCGAGGACCGCGCCCGGATCGCCGAGCGGCTGTCCGCCGGCCTCCCGGTGCCCTGCTACGCACTCCCCGAGGACGGCTCCCTCTCCGCGCCGACCGTCGGCCAGATCGTGCAGACCCTGGGCGCGGAGGTGCTGCTCGGCGACGACTCGGGGCTCGCCCGCGACGCCCGGGACTTCGTCTTCGGCGGCGCCATGCTGCCGACCTTCCTCAAGGCACTGACCCCCGGCTGCCTGGTGGTGACCCCCGGCGACCGCGCGGACCTGGTCGTCGGCGCGCTCGCCGCGCACAGCGCCGGCGCCCCTCCCATAGCCGGCGTGCTGCTCACGCTGGACGAGCGGCCGGGCCCGGACATCATGGCGCTGGCCGGCCGGCTGGCCCCGGGAACCCCGGTCGTCTCCGTGCCCGGGGGCTCCTTCCCCACCGCCGAGCAGCTCTTCGCCATCGAGGGCAAGCTCAACGCCGCCTCCCCGCGCAAGGCGGAGACCGCGCTCGGCCTGTTCGAACGGCACGTCGACACCGCCGCGTTGACGAACCGCATCTCCGTCGCCCGCTCCGGCCGCGTCACGCCGATGATGTTCGAGCACGAGCTGATCGAGCGCTCCCGCTCCGGCCGCCGCCGGGTCGTGCTGCCCGAGGGCACCGAGGAGCGGGTGCTGCGCGCCGCCGACGTCCTGCTGCGCCGCGACGTGTGCGACCTGACCCTGCTGGGCGAGGAGGAGGCGATCCGCAAGCGCGCCGCCGACCTGGCCATCGACCTCGCCGACGCGCAGATCCTGGACCCGCAGACCTCCCCGCTGCGCGAACGCTTCGCCGAGCTGTACGCGAAGCTGCGCGCCCACAAGGGCGTCGGCTACGAGCTGGCGTACGACGTGGTCGCCGACGTCTCCTACTTCGGCACGCTGATGGTCCAGGAGGGCCTGGCCGACGGCATGGTCTCCGGCGCGGTGCACTCCACCGCCGCCACCATCCGCCCCGCCTTCGAGATCATCAAGACCAGGCCGGGCGCGCAGATCGTCTCCTCGGTGTTCTTCATGTGCCTGGCCGACCGCGTCCTGGTCTACGGCGACTGCGCGGTCAACCCGGACCCGAACGCCGAGCAGCTCGCCGACATCGCCATCCAGTCGGCCACCACCGCCGCCCAGTTCGGCGTGGAGCCGCGGATCGCGATGCTCTCGTACTCCACCGGCACCTCCGGCTCCGGCGCGGACGTCGACAAGGTCCGCAAGGCCACCGAGCTGGTCCGGGAGCGGCGGCCGGACCTGCTGGTCGAAGGGCCGATCCAGTACGACGCGGCGGTGGACGCCGCGGTCGCCAAGACCAAGCTCCCCGGCTCCGAGGTCGCGGGCAAGGCGACCGTACTGGTCTTCCCCGACCTGAACACCGGCAACAACACCTACAAGGCCGTACAGCGCTCGGCGGGCGCCGTCGCCGTCGGCCCGGTGCTCCAGGGCCTGCGCAAGCCGGTCAACGACCTCTCGCGCGGCGCGCTGGTGCAGGACATCGTCAACACGGTGGCGATCACCGCGATCCAGGCGCAGGGCGAGCGGCCCGACGCCACCGGGCCCGCCGCCGCCGGGGCCGGCCCCGAGACCGCCGGGCGCTGA
- a CDS encoding DUF4235 domain-containing protein, with protein MPMIKLLYKPLGMLFGLLAGALAGAVFKRVWRKAAGQAEAPEPTDEDRSWREVLPAAALQGAILGTVRAAVDRGGAVAVRKLTGTWPG; from the coding sequence GTGCCGATGATCAAGCTGCTCTACAAGCCGCTGGGCATGCTCTTCGGGCTGCTCGCCGGCGCGCTGGCCGGCGCGGTGTTCAAGCGCGTATGGCGCAAGGCCGCCGGACAGGCGGAGGCCCCGGAGCCCACGGACGAGGACCGTAGTTGGCGTGAGGTCCTGCCGGCCGCCGCTCTCCAGGGCGCGATCCTGGGCACGGTACGCGCGGCCGTGGACCGGGGCGGCGCGGTGGCCGTACGCAAACTGACCGGCACCTGGCCCGGCTGA
- a CDS encoding DUF6230 family protein, whose protein sequence is MESQARGGTRWRRFAVVMVPSIAATAAIGVALSQGALAASFSVSGQQFKVTAQELEGTGFVQYGAMDVNTTGGHPVAVVGLDSAKITKLCQSVVVPVPLFGDVTMRLDAGGKGSPKVEAKTLYIDADDLRTNATFNKVDIGVSVDSTTKGPGPAAPGEGHRGEYVKGSFAQQAESVLFKDVKQRAWATTAGSFQLSGLHMSVSKGKETECYKE, encoded by the coding sequence ATGGAGTCCCAGGCTCGTGGCGGGACCAGATGGCGGCGGTTCGCCGTCGTCATGGTGCCCAGCATCGCGGCGACGGCCGCGATCGGCGTCGCCCTGTCACAGGGCGCGCTCGCCGCGTCGTTCAGCGTCTCCGGTCAGCAGTTCAAGGTGACGGCCCAGGAGCTGGAAGGCACCGGCTTCGTCCAGTACGGAGCCATGGACGTCAATACGACGGGTGGCCACCCGGTGGCCGTGGTCGGCCTCGACTCGGCCAAGATCACCAAACTCTGCCAGTCCGTCGTCGTCCCGGTGCCGCTGTTCGGTGACGTGACGATGCGGCTGGACGCCGGCGGCAAGGGCTCGCCCAAGGTCGAGGCCAAGACGCTCTACATCGACGCGGACGACCTGCGCACCAACGCGACGTTCAACAAGGTCGACATCGGTGTGTCGGTGGACAGCACCACCAAGGGTCCCGGCCCGGCGGCTCCCGGTGAGGGACACCGGGGCGAGTACGTGAAGGGCTCCTTCGCCCAGCAGGCGGAGTCCGTGCTCTTCAAGGACGTCAAGCAGCGCGCCTGGGCCACCACGGCCGGATCGTTCCAGCTCAGCGGCCTGCACATGAGCGTCAGCAAGGGCAAGGAAACCGAGTGCTACAAGGAGTGA
- a CDS encoding phage holin family protein, with product MSTSMDHRPARQDHRPVNELIAQASDQMAHLVRDEMALARMEMTRKGKRFGLGGGLLGGAGAVAFLAAQTLVATAVLALALVLSPWAAGLVVAAALLVLAGTLALLGRQRIRRAVPPVPEETLRGVRRDIEEIKGRARR from the coding sequence ATGAGCACTTCCATGGACCACCGGCCCGCGCGGCAGGACCACCGTCCGGTGAACGAGCTGATCGCGCAGGCGTCGGACCAGATGGCACACCTCGTACGCGACGAAATGGCCCTGGCCCGCATGGAGATGACGCGCAAGGGCAAGCGGTTCGGCCTGGGCGGCGGACTGCTCGGCGGCGCCGGAGCGGTGGCGTTCCTGGCGGCACAGACACTGGTGGCGACGGCGGTCCTCGCGCTCGCGCTGGTGCTGTCCCCGTGGGCCGCGGGCCTGGTGGTCGCGGCGGCCCTGCTGGTGCTCGCCGGGACCCTGGCGCTCCTGGGCCGGCAGCGGATCCGACGCGCCGTGCCGCCGGTGCCCGAGGAGACGCTGCGCGGGGTGCGGCGGGACATCGAGGAGATCAAAGGGAGGGCACGACGGTGA
- a CDS encoding acetate kinase, whose protein sequence is MTANATRVLVLNSGSSSVKYQLIDMTDGSRLAAGLVERIGEATSRLVHSPLATGGDKREQEGPMADHEAALRAVADELAADGLGLDSPELAAIGHRVVHGGLKFTEPTVIDETVMKEVERLVPVAPLHNPANITGIRTAQALRPDLPQVAVFDTAFHTTMPEHAARYAIDVETADAHRIRRYGFHGTSHAYVSRKTAELLGKSPQDVNVIVLHLGNGASASAVAGGRCVDTSMGLTPLEGLVMGTRSGDVDPAVVFHLKRVAGMDTDEIDVLLNKKSGLIGLCGDNDMREIRRRIDEGDQRAALAFDIYIHRLKKYIGAYSAVLGRVDAVAFTAGVGENAAPVREAAVAGLEELGLAVDADLNSVRSDEPRLISPEYARVAVAVVPTDEELEIATQTYALVSG, encoded by the coding sequence ATGACTGCCAACGCCACCCGTGTCCTCGTCCTGAACTCCGGCTCGTCGTCGGTGAAGTACCAGCTCATCGACATGACCGACGGCTCCCGGCTGGCCGCCGGCCTGGTCGAGCGGATCGGCGAGGCCACCTCGCGCCTGGTGCACAGCCCGCTGGCCACCGGCGGCGACAAGCGCGAGCAGGAGGGCCCGATGGCCGATCACGAGGCCGCGCTGCGGGCCGTCGCCGACGAACTCGCCGCGGACGGGCTGGGCCTGGACTCGCCCGAGCTGGCCGCCATCGGCCACCGTGTCGTACACGGCGGGCTGAAGTTCACCGAGCCGACCGTGATCGACGAGACGGTGATGAAGGAGGTCGAGCGGCTGGTGCCGGTGGCGCCGCTGCACAACCCCGCCAACATCACCGGTATCCGCACCGCCCAGGCGCTGCGCCCCGACCTCCCGCAGGTCGCGGTCTTCGACACCGCCTTCCACACCACGATGCCCGAGCACGCGGCCCGCTACGCCATAGACGTGGAGACCGCCGACGCCCACCGCATCCGCCGCTACGGCTTCCACGGCACCTCGCACGCCTACGTCTCGCGCAAGACCGCCGAGCTGCTGGGCAAGTCCCCCCAGGACGTCAACGTCATCGTGCTGCACCTGGGCAACGGCGCCTCGGCCTCGGCGGTGGCCGGCGGGCGCTGCGTGGACACCTCCATGGGCCTGACCCCGCTGGAGGGCCTGGTCATGGGCACCCGCTCCGGCGACGTCGACCCGGCGGTGGTCTTCCACCTCAAGCGGGTGGCGGGCATGGACACCGACGAGATCGACGTGCTGCTCAACAAGAAGAGCGGTCTGATCGGACTGTGCGGCGACAACGACATGCGCGAGATACGCCGCCGCATCGACGAGGGCGACCAGCGGGCCGCGCTCGCCTTCGACATCTACATCCACCGGCTGAAGAAGTACATCGGCGCCTACAGCGCCGTGCTGGGCCGGGTCGACGCGGTGGCCTTCACCGCGGGCGTCGGCGAGAACGCCGCCCCGGTGCGCGAGGCCGCCGTCGCCGGCCTGGAGGAGCTGGGCCTGGCGGTCGACGCCGACCTGAACTCCGTACGGTCCGACGAGCCCCGGCTGATCTCGCCCGAGTACGCCCGGGTCGCGGTCGCCGTGGTCCCCACCGACGAAGAGCTGGAGATCGCCACCCAGACATACGCGCTGGTCAGCGGCTGA
- the pyk gene encoding pyruvate kinase codes for MRRSKIVCTLGPAVDSYDQLKTLIEAGMNVARFNMSHGSHGEHEERYHRVRKASEETGRAVGVLADLQGPKIRLETFADGPVELVRGDEFVITTEDVPGDKTICGTTYKGLPGDVSKGDPVLINDGNVALQVVEVDGPRVRCIVIEGGVISDHKGINLPGAAVNVPALSEKDIEDLKFALNLGCDLVALSFVRDAKDVQDVHRVMDEVGRRVPVIAKVEKPQAVANMAEVVAAFDGVMVARGDLAVEYPLEKVPMVQKRLVEMCRRNAKPVIVATQMMESMITNSRPTRAEASDVANAILDGADAVMLSAESSVGAYPIETVKTMSKIVEAAEEELLSKGLQPLVPGKKPRTQGGAVARAAAEMADFLNGKALVAFTKSGDTARRLSRYRAAQPILAFTTDAATRNQLALSWGVETFVVPHVEHTDEMVDLVDAELLKLQRYSKGDTMIITAGSPPGVPGTTNMVRVHHLGGERA; via the coding sequence ATGCGCCGTTCCAAAATCGTCTGCACCCTGGGTCCCGCCGTCGACTCCTACGACCAGCTCAAGACGCTGATCGAGGCCGGCATGAACGTGGCCCGTTTCAACATGAGCCATGGCAGCCACGGGGAGCACGAGGAGCGGTACCACCGCGTCCGTAAGGCTTCCGAGGAGACCGGCCGCGCGGTCGGCGTGCTGGCCGACCTCCAGGGCCCCAAGATCCGCCTGGAGACCTTCGCCGACGGCCCGGTCGAGCTGGTGCGCGGGGACGAGTTCGTCATCACCACCGAGGACGTCCCCGGCGACAAGACCATCTGCGGTACGACCTACAAGGGCCTGCCCGGTGACGTCTCCAAGGGCGACCCGGTCCTGATCAACGACGGCAACGTGGCGCTCCAGGTCGTCGAGGTCGACGGCCCGCGGGTGCGCTGCATCGTCATCGAGGGCGGCGTGATCTCCGACCACAAGGGCATCAACCTGCCCGGCGCGGCGGTCAACGTCCCGGCACTGTCCGAGAAGGACATCGAGGACCTGAAGTTCGCCCTGAACCTGGGCTGCGACCTGGTGGCGCTGTCCTTCGTACGGGACGCCAAGGACGTCCAGGACGTGCACCGCGTCATGGACGAGGTCGGCCGCCGGGTACCGGTGATCGCCAAGGTGGAGAAGCCGCAGGCGGTCGCCAACATGGCCGAGGTCGTCGCGGCCTTCGACGGTGTGATGGTCGCCCGCGGCGACCTGGCCGTGGAGTACCCGCTGGAGAAGGTCCCCATGGTGCAGAAGCGCCTGGTGGAGATGTGCCGCCGGAACGCCAAGCCGGTGATCGTCGCGACCCAGATGATGGAGTCGATGATCACCAACTCGCGGCCGACGCGCGCCGAGGCCTCCGACGTCGCCAACGCCATCCTGGACGGCGCGGACGCGGTGATGCTCTCCGCCGAGTCCTCGGTGGGCGCGTACCCGATCGAGACCGTCAAGACGATGTCCAAGATCGTCGAGGCGGCCGAGGAGGAGCTGCTCTCCAAGGGCCTGCAGCCGCTGGTCCCGGGCAAGAAGCCGCGTACGCAGGGCGGCGCGGTGGCCCGCGCGGCGGCCGAGATGGCCGACTTCCTCAACGGCAAGGCGCTGGTCGCCTTCACCAAGTCCGGTGACACCGCCCGCCGTCTGTCGCGCTACCGCGCGGCCCAGCCGATCCTGGCCTTCACCACCGACGCGGCCACCCGCAACCAGCTCGCCCTGAGCTGGGGCGTGGAGACCTTCGTCGTCCCGCACGTGGAGCACACCGACGAGATGGTCGACCTGGTCGACGCCGAGCTGCTCAAGCTCCAGCGCTACAGCAAGGGCGACACCATGATCATCACGGCCGGTTCGCCCCCCGGCGTCCCCGGCACCACCAACATGGTCCGGGTGCACCACCTGGGCGGCGAGCGCGCCTGA
- a CDS encoding DUF6114 domain-containing protein, with protein MTTDALPRQNGSFRRKRLAFRGWRGRRPFWGGLLTVLAGFPIMYIPYANLSIGSLSFRLATTAGAGSLIIGVLLVVLGLTMWFQPVSRVFAGVAGILLSLVSLVVANFGGFLLGFLPGLIGGALAVSWVPGKPVTGRRGGAREPAGPPGDGPAEDRMTQDLSATSPSNGANRRNGAG; from the coding sequence ATGACCACCGACGCGCTGCCGCGGCAGAACGGGTCCTTCCGGCGCAAGCGCCTGGCGTTCCGCGGCTGGCGCGGACGCCGGCCTTTCTGGGGCGGGCTGCTGACCGTGCTGGCCGGCTTCCCGATCATGTACATCCCCTACGCGAACCTCAGCATCGGTTCCCTGAGCTTCCGCCTGGCGACGACCGCGGGGGCCGGGTCACTGATCATCGGAGTCCTGCTGGTCGTCCTCGGCCTGACCATGTGGTTCCAGCCCGTTTCGCGGGTCTTCGCAGGCGTGGCGGGAATCCTGCTGTCCCTGGTCTCCCTGGTCGTCGCCAACTTCGGCGGGTTCCTGCTGGGCTTTCTGCCCGGACTGATCGGCGGCGCCCTCGCGGTCTCCTGGGTGCCGGGCAAACCCGTCACCGGGCGGCGCGGCGGCGCACGCGAGCCGGCCGGTCCGCCGGGAGACGGTCCGGCGGAGGACCGGATGACGCAGGACCTGTCGGCGACGAGCCCGTCCAACGGGGCGAACAGGAGGAACGGTGCCGGGTGA
- a CDS encoding tetratricopeptide repeat protein, translating into MQPRNMSMSGVVDLAALKAAGEAKQKAEQARAEAARTGAQPAGGGRLVFDVDEAGFQQDVLQRSTEVPVVIDFWAEWCQPCKQLGPLLERLAAEYAGKFVLAKIDVDANQMLFQQFGVQGIPAVFAVVAGQPLPLFQGAAPEDQIRQVLDQLVRAAEQQFGIVGAPIDPAAEGAAPAERPAPVGPYDALLEAASQALDAGDLGGAIQAYKNVLADDPANPEAKLGLAQAELLDRVRGLDAREVRKAAADNPADVQAQIRAADLDLVGGHVEDAFGRLIDAVKRTAGEERDAARVRLLELFEVIGAEDPRVTAARTALARVLF; encoded by the coding sequence ATGCAGCCACGCAACATGTCCATGAGTGGAGTCGTCGACCTCGCCGCGCTGAAGGCGGCCGGGGAAGCGAAGCAGAAGGCGGAGCAGGCGCGCGCCGAGGCGGCCCGCACGGGCGCTCAGCCCGCGGGCGGCGGCCGTCTGGTGTTCGACGTCGACGAGGCGGGGTTCCAGCAGGACGTCCTGCAGCGCTCCACCGAGGTCCCGGTCGTCATCGACTTCTGGGCCGAGTGGTGCCAGCCGTGCAAGCAGCTCGGCCCGCTGCTGGAGCGGCTGGCGGCGGAGTACGCCGGCAAGTTCGTGCTGGCGAAGATCGACGTCGACGCCAACCAGATGCTCTTCCAGCAGTTCGGGGTGCAGGGCATCCCCGCGGTCTTCGCGGTGGTCGCGGGCCAGCCGCTGCCGCTGTTCCAGGGCGCGGCACCGGAGGACCAGATCCGCCAGGTGCTCGATCAGCTCGTGCGCGCCGCCGAGCAGCAGTTCGGAATCGTGGGGGCGCCCATCGACCCCGCCGCGGAGGGCGCGGCACCGGCGGAGCGGCCGGCGCCCGTCGGTCCGTACGACGCGCTGCTGGAGGCCGCGAGCCAGGCGCTGGACGCCGGTGACCTGGGCGGCGCCATCCAGGCGTACAAGAACGTGCTCGCCGACGACCCGGCCAACCCGGAGGCCAAGCTCGGTCTGGCGCAGGCCGAACTGCTCGACCGGGTACGGGGCCTGGACGCGCGGGAGGTGCGCAAGGCGGCGGCGGACAACCCCGCCGACGTGCAGGCCCAGATCCGCGCCGCCGACCTGGACCTGGTCGGCGGGCATGTCGAGGACGCCTTCGGGCGGCTGATCGACGCGGTCAAGCGGACCGCGGGCGAGGAGCGGGACGCGGCGCGGGTGCGCCTGCTGGAGCTTTTCGAGGTCATCGGCGCGGAGGACCCGCGGGTGACCGCCGCCCGTACGGCCCTGGCGCGTGTCCTGTTCTGA